The proteins below come from a single Amphiura filiformis chromosome 15, Afil_fr2py, whole genome shotgun sequence genomic window:
- the LOC140170899 gene encoding histamine H2 receptor-like, whose protein sequence is MATTIDMEILEPSEQLSNSTQTPHLQLEHHESPVGLLVLKGICVTAITLTNIFANSLCLVVLRRVRELNPVTKAFMFNMTISDLCTGVLVCGPIIGSIIHDSWPYGQLVCTASGIANIVFSFTSFMSLLNVNLERYLAVTRPFDYPHLVTLPRAYATIFLLWIVSGSMGTLNAVLPGRIASYSPGLHTCTVGPEDTSKMDIIGSVLMCLFIIVPFTITLTLFVRLFVLARFHANRIAALSRSMGTENKTERKSFTTFFIMTMCLTVCYTPLVISFGYENITRKELPLPFVYVAELLTFSNSVSNVMIYYARNTTFRQTAQRVLRGVLPEALITRRNHEDDLPSHSGLSFVSEMTVATSANTKS, encoded by the coding sequence ATGGCTACAACCATTGATATGGAGATACTCGAACCATCAGAACAATTATCTAACAGTACCCAGACTCCGCATTTGCAACTGGAACACCATGAATCTCCTGTTGGACTTCTAGTACTCAAAGGTATTTGTGTGACTGCTATTACGTTGACAAACATATTCGCCAATTCTTTGTGCCTTGTAGTTCTACGTCGAGTTAGAGAACTGAACCCTGTGACGAAGGCATTTATGTTTAACATGACTATATCAGATCTATGTACAGGTGTTCTTGTATGTGGTCCTATAATAGGATCAATTATCCACGATAGCTGGCCGTACGGGCAGCTTGTATGCACTGCTTCGGGTATTGCAAACATTGTGTTCTCGTTTACTTCGTTTATGTCtcttttaaatgttaatttagaACGCTACCTAGCTGTAACGCGTCCTTTTGACTATCCACACTTAGTAACTTTACCACGAGCTTACGCAACTATCTTCTTACTCTGGATTGTATCTGGAAGTATGGGAACTCTTAACGCAGTTCTCCCAGGAAGGATTGCTTCTTATTCACCAGGACTTCACACTTGCACAGTTGGTCCAGAAGATACCAGCAAAATGGACATAATAGGGTCTGTTCTAATGTGCTTGTTTATCATTGTACCATTTACTATCACCCTGACTCTATTCGTCCGATTATTTGTCCTCGCTCGATTTCATGCTAATCGAATAGCAGCATTGTCGCGAAGTATGGGAACAGAAAATAAAACAGAAAGGAAGTCATTTACCACATTCTTTATTATGACGATGTGCTTGACTGTTTGTTACACTCCTTTAGTTATAAGTTTCGGCTATGAAAATATCACAAGGAAAGAGCTGCCTCTGCCGTTTGTTTATGTCGCAGAGTTACTTACCTTTTCTAATAGTGTTTCGAATGTTATGATCTATTACGCTAGAAATACAACTTTTCGTCAAACAGCTCAGCGTGTGTTACGAGGAGTTTTACCTGAAGCGTTGATAACTCGAAGAAACCACGAAGATGATTTACCCAGCCACAGCGGATTATCATTTGTGAGTGAAATGACCGTAGCAACTAGTGCTAATACTAAGTCTTGA